TTTATTCAACTCTCTCCAGCGCTCACGGTTTGGGGACAGAAAGCCATTTCTTTTTCTCAGATTAAGTCCTGGAAAATCCCTGCTTTTCCAGGCCCCGGAGAactaatcttgagaagcagcatggtctagtggagatagGATGAGTCTGGAAGTCTgaagacttggttctaatcctggctctgccacttgattgctgtgctaccttgggcgagtcacttaactcctctgggcctgtttccttatctgtcaaatggggattaagactatgcgctcagtgtgggacagggattatatccaacctgattaccttgtatctaccccagggcttaggatggcctaacaaataccattattattattattattattattattaagaaataaaaCCAGGAATCAGAAAAGGTTAAAAATCACACTTCTTAGCTCCTGATATTTCAAGAGGTCTGATTCTTGCATTCTTCAATACTGATcgtatttgtctttttttttccgcCCTGTCCACAGCTCTGCTTATTTTCCAGGGGCTAAGCCACCATGGAAGACCTCGAAGCGTTGATATTTGAAGACGTGGAGAACTACTCCTACACTTTAGAGTACTACGGGGAGGTGGACCAAGAAGAGACGGCCCATCTGACGGCAGTTCACTCGGTGTCCCTCGTGCTGTACTGCGTGGCGTTCAtcctgggggtcccggggaaTGCCGTGGTCATCTGGTTCACGGGGTTCAAGTGGGACAAGACCGTCACCACCCTCTGGTTCCTCAACCTGGCCGTTGCGGATTTCGTCTTcgtcctcttcctgcctctctacATCACTTACGTAGCCATGAACTTCCACTGGCCCTTCGGGGTCTGGCTGTGCAAGGCCAACTCCTTCATCGGCCTGTTGAACATGTTCGCCAGCGTCTTCTTCCTGACGGCCATCAGCCTGGACCGCTACGTCCACTTGGTCCACCCCATCTTCTCCCACCGGCGCCGGACCCTGAAGAACACCCTCCTGGTCATCGGAGCCGTCTGGCTCGCGGCCGCCCTGATCGCCGGACCCGCCTTGTACTTCCGGGACACCCTCGAGTACAACAATCACACCATCTGCTACAACAATTTCCACCAGAGCGACCCCGGCATCGTGTTGATGAGGCACCACGCCTTGATCTGGCTGAGGTTCGCTTTTGGGTACCTCTTCCCCTTGCTGACCATGAGCATCTGCTACTCCTGCCTGGTCCTCCAGGTGAAGCGGCGAAGCATCCTGACGTCCAGCAGGCATTTCTGGACCATCCTGGCCGTGGTGGCGGCCTTTCTGGTGTGTTGGACGCCCTACCACATATTTAGCATCTTGGAGCTGTCGATCCACCACAACGGCCACTTCCACGACGTGCTGCAGGCCGGGATCCCGCTCTCCACGGGCTTCGCGTTCCTCAACAGCTGCTTGAACCCCATTCTGTACGTGCTGATTAGCAAGAAGTTCCAAGTGCGTTTCCGGGCTTCGGTGGCCGAGATCCTGAAGCACACCCTGTGGGAGGTCAGCTGGTCCGGGACCGTGAGCGAACAGTTTAGGAACTCGGAGAACAAAAACTTATGCCTTCTGGAGACCACACAGTGAGTCGCCCGTCTTCTCCTCTACAGCGGCATGACTGCAAGCCCGATTTTCTGGGGTTCCCTCACCGGGAATACCTCCGGGCCAATTCCGGCCGCCTGAGGGGAACGATCGAGTCGTCTGATCGGTTCAAGTGGGCAGACCGCTCCAGTGCCAACACGAGACTTGGGAAGGGCGCTGATTGGCCAAAACGGCGTTCTCATTCATTCTTAATAGTTAAGACAACTGGAATCGCTGTCCTCGAAGCACGTGCTTGCTG
This sequence is a window from Ornithorhynchus anatinus isolate Pmale09 chromosome 7, mOrnAna1.pri.v4, whole genome shotgun sequence. Protein-coding genes within it:
- the GPR1 gene encoding G-protein coupled receptor 1, encoding MEDLEALIFEDVENYSYTLEYYGEVDQEETAHLTAVHSVSLVLYCVAFILGVPGNAVVIWFTGFKWDKTVTTLWFLNLAVADFVFVLFLPLYITYVAMNFHWPFGVWLCKANSFIGLLNMFASVFFLTAISLDRYVHLVHPIFSHRRRTLKNTLLVIGAVWLAAALIAGPALYFRDTLEYNNHTICYNNFHQSDPGIVLMRHHALIWLRFAFGYLFPLLTMSICYSCLVLQVKRRSILTSSRHFWTILAVVAAFLVCWTPYHIFSILELSIHHNGHFHDVLQAGIPLSTGFAFLNSCLNPILYVLISKKFQVRFRASVAEILKHTLWEVSWSGTVSEQFRNSENKNLCLLETTQ